From the Simplicispira suum genome, the window CTTGAGTTTTGACCATGGCATGGAATTGTCCTGGGTTCGGCGACCTCTTGGTCAAATTCTGGATAATGGCTTGCAACGCGGCCGTGCCAACGGCAAGGTCAGGGGCAGACCAAGGCTGCCCTTCAAACCACAACAAGGGCCACGAGAAGGCCGACGGAAAGATTTAGCATGATCAATATCGGGATTGTTGACGACCACGCCATCGTTCGCTCGGGGCTGCGCCAGTTCCTGTCCGAGCATGTCGATCTGCGCGTGGTGGCGGAGGCCGGCAATGGGCGCGAAGCCATCGACCTGGTGCGCAACCACGAGGTCGACGTGCTTCTGATGGACCTGGCCATGCCGGGCCAAAGCGGCCTGGATGCACTGGCCATGTTGCGCGCCAAGGCACCTGATATGGGCATTCTGATTCTCAGCGGCTACCCGGAGGAACACTACGCCATTTCGCTGATTCGCCAGGGTGCCAGTGGCTACCTGAACAAGGAATGCGAGCCCAAGGAAATCGTCGAGGCCATTCGCACCATTTCGCTGGGCAAGCGCTACCTCACGCCATCGGTGGCGGAACTTCTGGCCCAGCAACTCAACCGCAAGGACGACGCACCACCGCACGAGCAACTCTCGGAGCGCGAATTTCAGGTGTTCCTCAAGCTCGCGCGCGGCGAAACAGCGGGTGACATTGCCAAGGCGCTCTCTCTGAGCGTCAAGACAGTAAGCACCTACCGCACACGCCTGATGGAAAAAATGGCCCTCAGCTCGAACAGCGACCTGACCTATTACGCGCTGAAGAACCGCTTGATCGACTGATGGCTTGCTGGCGGGATCTGCCCGGTGCCGGCCGCTGGGCATGCACTCAGGAGACGCGCTGCGAGTGTCCCGCATCGAGCCCACCAGTTTGCGAAATGCAGTAGTCGACCAGAGCATCTATTTCATTCGATTTATCGAACACCGCGTCCACTCCAAGCTGCGCGCAGCGCATGCGCACGTCGGGGGTGGCGTAGTTGCTCAGAACCACCACCCGCTGGTGAGGCTTGCGCTCGCGGCAGGCGGCCAAGACACCCAGTCCGCTGCCCTGGCGCAAAAACAAATCCACGATTGCCAGATCCCATTGCGCCGTGGGGTCGGTGAGCCAGGCCTTGCCATCGTCTTCGGTTTCGGCAGCACCCACCGGCTCGATGGTTGCAAGCTCTTCCAGCGTTCCAATCAGGTTTTCCCGGATCGTGGCGTTGTCTTCGACGATATAGGTTTTCAATTTCACTGTCAGGCAATCCGGTACGCGGCGAGCAGAATGGCAAATCAGGCGTCTGGTCAGTGTAGGGACACAGGCGCGCCGATTTTGCCAGCGGGCACAGCCGGCAGCCGTAGGGGAATTCCTACGCGGCGGATTGACACACCGGACAGGCCGGATCACGCGACGTCTGCATGCGGGTCCACTCCATCGAACGCCCGTCAAGCATCAACAAAAACCCAGCCAAGGAGCGGCCGGTGCCGATCAGAATCTTGAGCGCTTCGGCAGCCTGGACGGCGCCCACCACGCCAACAAGGGGTGCAAATACGCCCAGTGTGGAGCAGGCCTCTTCTTCGAACTGAGCTTGCGGCGAAAACAGGCAGGCGTAGCACGCTGTGCCGCTCACGCGCTGGTCTACCACGGTGATTTGTCCATCAAAGCGAAGGACCGCGCCGGCCACCAATGGGCGCCCGTGGCGCACACAGGCGGCGTTGATGGCCTGGCGGGTGGCGTAGTTGTCGCTGCAATCGAGCACCACGTCCGCTGCCGGCACCAGCATGTCGAGCAATTGGGCATCCACGCGCCGTTGCATGGGGCGAAGCAGCGGGTCGGGGTTGATCGCCCGCATCGCTTGGGCCGCTGACTCCACCTTGGCCTGGCCCACGCGCTCGCTGGTGTGGGCAATCTGGCGCTGCAGGTTGGTGAGGTCGACGCTGTCGTCGTCCACCAGCGTGATCTGGCCTACACCGGCCGCTACCAGGTACATCAGCGCCGGAGAGCCGAGACCGCCCGCACCGATGACCAGTGCATGGCTGGCAAGAATGCGCTCCTGGCCTTCAATGCCGATCTCGTCAAGAAGTATGTGGCGCGAGTAACGCAGCAGCTGGTCGTCGGTCATGGCGTGGGGGAGCGAGGTAGTGGCCAAACAAAGAAAAAGGGCTGGCCGGTCGACAGACCGCCAGCCCGCATGCGCGGCCTGCGCCGTGGCGGTCAGGCTATGGCGTGTCCTTTTTCTCTTCCTTGCGTTCGGTTTGCGTCTTGCTTACCAGTACGGGTTTGCCACGCAGCTGGTTGACGGCTTGCTGAAGGGGAAAATCCTTGTCGGAGCCGAAGTCCGGAACGCGGCGTTCGGCTGGTGTCTTTTTGGCCTCTTCCTCCAGCCGTTTGCGCGCTTCTTCGCGGGCCTTCTCGCGTGCGGCGTCCTGAACCTCGGCTCCCTGTCCGCTGGTCAGGTGCTTGTCGAGGTCGGCTTCGCGCATGCGCAGCGCCGCGAAGAGGTTGCCTTCGGCTGTCTCGTCGATCATCACGTCGGGCACGATGCCTTTGGCCTGAATGGACTTGCCGCTGGGCGTGTAATAGCGCGCCGTGGTGAGCTTGATCCCCGTGTCCGGCCCGAGGGGGCGCACGGTTTGCACCGAGCCTTTGCCAAAGGTCTGGCTGCCCATGACGATGGCCCGTTTGTGGTCTTGCAGGGCGCCTGCAACGATTTCGCTCGCCGATGCCGAACCTTCGTTCACCAGGACCACCAATGGCACGGTCTTGAGTGCCGCTGGCAAGCCGGCGAGTGGATCGCCCCGGCGTCCGTAGAACTCGGGCGATGCCTTGTAAGTGGCCTTGCTGTCGGCCAATTGGCCGTCTGTCGTGACCACGGTAACGTCTGGCGGCAGGAAGGCAGCAGAAATGGCCACCGCGCCGTCCAGCAGACCGCCCGGGTCGTTGCGCAGGTCGAGCACCAGGCCTTTGAGGCGGGGATCTTGCTTGTACAGCTCTTGCGCCTTTTGCACAAAATCTTCCACCGTGCGGTCCTGGAACTGCGAGAGGCGAATCCATCCGTAGCCGGGCTCGATGATCTTGCCTTTGACGGAATGGGTTTTGATCTCTTCGCGCGTGATGGTGACCGGAAAGGTGCGGCTCTCGTCCTTGCGCAAAATGGTCAGCGTCACCTGCGTGTCGGGCTGGCCGCGCATGCGCTTGACCGCCTCGCTCAGGGTCAGGGTCTTGACGGGCGTGTCTTCAATCTTGGTGATCAGGTCGTTGGTCTTGAGGCCGGCGCGGAAGGCGGGCGAGCCTTCAATGGGCGAGACAATTTTGATCAGGCCATCTTCCTGCGTAATCTCGATGCCCAGCCCGACAAAACGGCCCGAGGTGCCTTCGCGGAATTCGGCGAAAGACTTTTTATCGAAATACTGCGAGTGCGGATCCAGGCTTGAGACCATGCCCGAGATGGCATCCGTGATCAGCTTCTTGTCGTCAACCGGCTCCACATAGTCGGTCTTGATCAAGCCGAAAACGGCCGAGAGCTGCTGGATTTCTTCCAGCGGCAGAGGTGACATGGCACCGCGCGCTACGGTCTGTAGCGACACCGTGGTCAGTGCTCCAGCAAGGACGCCAACCGCCACCCAACCCGTGATTTTCAGTTTCTGACCCATACAACCCCTTTGACCAAGTCAATATACACCGCGCCTGCCTTGGAAGCCTGTGGCCTCCAGGGGTTCCCGGAAGTCGGCCTTTTTACGCCTTGCCTTGAGCGGCCACGGCCGCAGCGGCCTTGGCCACCGCCTCGGCGTCGCCCAGGTAGAAATGGCGCAAAGGCTTCAAATCGGCATCCAGCTCATAGACCAGCGGAATGCCGTTGGGGATGTTCAACCCCACGATGTCGGCATCCGAGACGTCGTCCAGGTACTTGACGAGGGCGCGGATCGAGTTGCCGTGCGCGGACACGACCACGCGCTGGCCCGAACGTATCGCGGGCGCCAGCGTGTCGTTCCAGAACGGCATCACGCGCTCCACGGTGTCCTTGAGGCATTCGGTGAGCGGCACCTGCCCGTCGGCCAGGCCGGCGTAGCGCAGGTCGGTGCGCTCGCTGCGCTCGTCGCTGGCGTCCAGCGCCGGGGGCGGGGTGTCGTAGCTGCGGCGCCAGACCAGCACCTGCTCATCGCCGTATTTTTTGGCTGTCTCGCCTTTGTTCAGGCCCTGCAGCGCACCGTAATGGCGCTCGTTGAGGCGCCAGCTTTTTATCACGGGCAGCCACTGGCGCTCCATGGCGTCCAGGCAATGCCAGAGCGTGTGAATGGCGCGCTTGAGCACGCTGGTGCACGCCAGATCGAACTCGTAGCCTTCTTCACGCAGCAGCCGGCCGGCGGTTTTGGCCTGTTCGATGCCGGTTGCCGTCAGGTCCACATCGGTCCATCCCGTGAATCGGTTGTCGAGGTTCCAGGTGGATTCACCGTGGCGAATAAGTACGAGCTTGTGCATGGATGGCCTGGGGTGGTGCGGGTCAAAACCATACATTCTAAAATTGTCGGGTTTGCAACCCAAGGATTCCCGTGAATTTCATCGTCGAGAACTGGTATTTGTTTGTTATGGCCATCGGCTCGGGCGCGATGTTGCTGGTCCCCATGCTCAAAGGCGGAGGGATGGGCGGCTTGTCGGCAGCGGCCGCCGTTCAGCTCGTGAACCGGGAGAAAGCCGTGCTGATCGACGTCTGCAGCGCCGACGAATACGCAGCGGGCCACGCTGTGGGCGCACGCAATGCGCCGCTGGCCGATCTGGAAACCCGCTTGCCCGCACTGGTGAAGAACAAGGCGGTTCCCGTGGTGTTGCTGTGTGCCAGCGGTGCCCGCTCCAAGCGCGCAGCGGCGATTGCGCGAAAACTGGGGTATTCCAATGTTCAAGTGCTCTCCGGCGGCCTCAACAGCTGGAAAGAGGCCAACCTGCCAGTTGAAAAAGTCTGAGTGACGCGCCCCCAATCCGAGAAAGGACACGCCATGCAAACCGTCAAGATGTACACCACCGCCGTTTGCCCTTACTGCATTCGAGCCAAGCAAATTCTCAAGTCCAAAGGTGTCGAGCAGATTGAAGAAATTCGCATCGATACCAACCCGGAGGCGCGCCAGCGCATGATGGAAATCACCGGCCGGCGCACGGTTCCCCAGATCTTCATTGGTGAAACCCATGTGGGCGGCCACGATGAGCTGTTGGCTCTGGACGGCCGGGGTGAACTGGTGCCGCTTTTGGGCGCTGCATAATCCGAACCTACGTGCCCGCTGCGGGAGCTGCTCCTGCGACGGGTTTTGTTTTTGGGCCGGCCGTCCTTGGCCGGGCCCTGTTTGAGCTGAAAGAAAAGCACCATGGCGAACGAAGAGACTCCCGTATTCCAGATCCAGCGCGTCTATCTGAAAGACATCTCCCTGGAGCAGCCCAACTCGCCCGGCATCCTGCTGGAAGCGGAGCAGCCCAGCGTGGACATCCAGCTGGGCGTTGAAGCCAACCCGGTGGCCGATGGCATTTACGAAGTGGCGGTCACGGCCACGGTGCAAACCAAAATCAAGGACAAGACCGTGTTCCTGGTCGAGGCCAAGCAGGCCGGAATCTTTGAAATTCGCAACGTCCCCCAAGACCAGATGGGCCCGATCATGGGCATCGCCTGCCCCCAAATCGTCTACCCCTACCTGCGTGGCAATGTGGCCGACGTGATCAACCGCGCCGGCTTCCCGGCCGTGCATCTGGCGGAAATCAACTTCCAGGCGATGTACGAGCAGCAGCAGGCGCAGACCGCCGGCACCGGCGATACCGCTACTTTGCCCCAGTAATTTTGGGAGTTTTTGGCCTCCAGCGCTTGCCCCGCTTGCGTGAGCAGCTATGAAAATAGTAGTTGTGGGCGCAGGGGCGTGGGGGACCGCCGTGGCCATCAGTGCTGCGGCGCATCCGCTCGGGCACGCCACCACCTTGTGGGCGCGCAGCCAGGCTCAGCAGCGTGCCATGCAGGCTGCGCGCAGCAACGCGCGCTACCTCCCGGATGCGCCGTTTCCGGACTCCCTGCTGCTTGCCAGTGGCGACGCGGCCGAGCTGCGCAATCGCACCCAGGCTTCCGATTTGGTGGTGCTGGCTGCGCCGATGGCTGCGCTGCGCGGTCTGTTGCAGG encodes:
- a CDS encoding response regulator transcription factor; translation: MINIGIVDDHAIVRSGLRQFLSEHVDLRVVAEAGNGREAIDLVRNHEVDVLLMDLAMPGQSGLDALAMLRAKAPDMGILILSGYPEEHYAISLIRQGASGYLNKECEPKEIVEAIRTISLGKRYLTPSVAELLAQQLNRKDDAPPHEQLSEREFQVFLKLARGETAGDIAKALSLSVKTVSTYRTRLMEKMALSSNSDLTYYALKNRLID
- a CDS encoding response regulator, with amino-acid sequence MKLKTYIVEDNATIRENLIGTLEELATIEPVGAAETEDDGKAWLTDPTAQWDLAIVDLFLRQGSGLGVLAACRERKPHQRVVVLSNYATPDVRMRCAQLGVDAVFDKSNEIDALVDYCISQTGGLDAGHSQRVS
- a CDS encoding HesA/MoeB/ThiF family protein, whose translation is MTDDQLLRYSRHILLDEIGIEGQERILASHALVIGAGGLGSPALMYLVAAGVGQITLVDDDSVDLTNLQRQIAHTSERVGQAKVESAAQAMRAINPDPLLRPMQRRVDAQLLDMLVPAADVVLDCSDNYATRQAINAACVRHGRPLVAGAVLRFDGQITVVDQRVSGTACYACLFSPQAQFEEEACSTLGVFAPLVGVVGAVQAAEALKILIGTGRSLAGFLLMLDGRSMEWTRMQTSRDPACPVCQSAA
- a CDS encoding S41 family peptidase yields the protein MGQKLKITGWVAVGVLAGALTTVSLQTVARGAMSPLPLEEIQQLSAVFGLIKTDYVEPVDDKKLITDAISGMVSSLDPHSQYFDKKSFAEFREGTSGRFVGLGIEITQEDGLIKIVSPIEGSPAFRAGLKTNDLITKIEDTPVKTLTLSEAVKRMRGQPDTQVTLTILRKDESRTFPVTITREEIKTHSVKGKIIEPGYGWIRLSQFQDRTVEDFVQKAQELYKQDPRLKGLVLDLRNDPGGLLDGAVAISAAFLPPDVTVVTTDGQLADSKATYKASPEFYGRRGDPLAGLPAALKTVPLVVLVNEGSASASEIVAGALQDHKRAIVMGSQTFGKGSVQTVRPLGPDTGIKLTTARYYTPSGKSIQAKGIVPDVMIDETAEGNLFAALRMREADLDKHLTSGQGAEVQDAAREKAREEARKRLEEEAKKTPAERRVPDFGSDKDFPLQQAVNQLRGKPVLVSKTQTERKEEKKDTP
- the gpmA gene encoding 2,3-diphosphoglycerate-dependent phosphoglycerate mutase, which codes for MHKLVLIRHGESTWNLDNRFTGWTDVDLTATGIEQAKTAGRLLREEGYEFDLACTSVLKRAIHTLWHCLDAMERQWLPVIKSWRLNERHYGALQGLNKGETAKKYGDEQVLVWRRSYDTPPPALDASDERSERTDLRYAGLADGQVPLTECLKDTVERVMPFWNDTLAPAIRSGQRVVVSAHGNSIRALVKYLDDVSDADIVGLNIPNGIPLVYELDADLKPLRHFYLGDAEAVAKAAAAVAAQGKA
- a CDS encoding rhodanese-like domain-containing protein → MNFIVENWYLFVMAIGSGAMLLVPMLKGGGMGGLSAAAAVQLVNREKAVLIDVCSADEYAAGHAVGARNAPLADLETRLPALVKNKAVPVVLLCASGARSKRAAAIARKLGYSNVQVLSGGLNSWKEANLPVEKV
- the grxC gene encoding glutaredoxin 3, which codes for MQTVKMYTTAVCPYCIRAKQILKSKGVEQIEEIRIDTNPEARQRMMEITGRRTVPQIFIGETHVGGHDELLALDGRGELVPLLGAA
- the secB gene encoding protein-export chaperone SecB, which gives rise to MANEETPVFQIQRVYLKDISLEQPNSPGILLEAEQPSVDIQLGVEANPVADGIYEVAVTATVQTKIKDKTVFLVEAKQAGIFEIRNVPQDQMGPIMGIACPQIVYPYLRGNVADVINRAGFPAVHLAEINFQAMYEQQQAQTAGTGDTATLPQ